The genomic segment GTTCCTGCTTTTTCCCATTTGAACTCATAAAAATCTGACCAACCTCCCATTGGCAAAGCGGTTATTTTACCGTCGTTATTACCAATTGCGCAGGTAATTGCTGAAAGTGTTGTATTTAAATCAAGAGCTGCGGTAGGCTGACTTATTGTGAAATTTTTAGTTACACTACAAAACGGCGTGTTAGTCAATGTCGCCGTGATGCTATAGACATCTGCTTTTAACCCAGAAATTGGAATTGGACTAGCGTTGGTAGAGGTTGAAGACTGTATTGTTATTCCTGAACTATCTTTAATAGTATAATCAAAAGCACCTGCTTTACTTGGCGTGTTTCTATCTATTAAAGTTATGTTAGCACTTCCATTCGCCCCTCCAAAACAACTAACATCTACGACCGAATCAATGGTTATATCAAACGTATTCGGTTCATTAACGGTATATACTTCTTGTATGGTACAATTTGTTACAGTGTTTCGAGCTGTAATTAGGTATTCGCCAACAGTTAAACCTGGAAAAATTCCAGTTGGATTAGAAGAAAAAGGGGTTCCTACCAAACTTCCCGAAACTGGAATTAACGAATATTCTAAATCGCTTGACGGAATTGTAGTTGGTGTTACTGAAACTTGAATAGTTTCACTTAATAACGAGCAACTAATTTCATTCGTGACAAACACATTAATTGTGTCCAAAACATACAATGGGTCTATAATTGCTGTTGTCGTTCCCGAACAACCTTTGTCATCATATACATTTATAGTATAACTGCCGCCATTTAGGTCTGTTTCGATGTAGATTGGGCTAGACCCAAACTGCACTCGAGTTCCATTTTTTATAAATTCATATTGGGTGTAGGTTCCTGAACCACCTGATACTCCACTAACCGTAATGGATGCGTTGTTTAAATTATTGGTCGAATTACAGCCAAATTCCGTCACGGTTGGTGTTGGAACAACAATTACAATAGGCTCGCTTACAAAAATCGAATCTGTTGCTACACAACCTCTTCCAGAAATTACCTCAACAGTATAACTTCCCGCAGCTAAACCTGAAAAAATATTAGATGTTTGTGGAGTTCCGCCGTTTAGGCTGTATGTGTAAACTGGATTGTCGTTTATTCCTGGCGCTGGCGTTGCTATGGCTACAGTTATGGAGCCATCGCTTCCTCCATGACAACTAACCGATTTTGGTGTTAAAGTTAAACCTGTTACTGCCGTTGGAACTTCCAGATTTACTAAAATACTCTTTTCACAAAGCGTGCTATTGTCTTTTATATAAATTGTATGCGGTCCAGAACTCAATCCTGAAAAAATAGGACTAGTACCATAACTTCCTGTATCGATTTTATATTCAAAACTACCTGAACCACCCACAGGAATAGCTTGAATTTCGCCATTATTAAGTGAGCAAGAGGGTTGTTTAATTACTCTTGAAGACAATCCTAAAGGGCTATAAATTTTTAACAGTTTCGTATCCGAACAACCATTCACATCTTTTACACTAATACTGTAATCTCCTGAGTTTTGATTGGACAAAGTATGAGGGAATGCCGATGTAATGGGCGCAAAAACGCTTCCGTTTACAGTCAAATAATAAGGCGCGATTCCTGCGGTTGTTGTTGTTAAATTGATTGTAAAAGTCCCTTCGGGTTCGCATGGATTGGTAACCGATAAATCAATAACAGGTTTTGGGTCTTTGGGTAAATAAATAGTCATTGATTTAACACAACCATAAGCATCTCTAACAGATACAATATAATTTCCCTCATCAACAGAGAATGTATTATGATTTACCCAATTCCCTGGAATCAAAGAAGGTGGTGGTGGAACGAGGCTAATGCCTGTGCCAGGTCCAATGGATGAACTATCCGTTACAATTTGATATTGATAGGGCGCTGTACCACCTTTGGCTCGAATACTTATTATTCCATTTTCATTACAATTGACTTTTTTTAGAACAGAAGCGGTAAATTCTAATGATAATGCAGATTCAGTAATGTTAAAAGTATCCGAAGCAATACTGCAACCTGCATTTGGAGCACCGGTATCTTCTTTTATCAACACAAAATAATTTCCAAAAGGCAAATCGCCTAAATCAGAAATTGTAATGCTGTTATTTGGATTAATCGAAATGGTTCCTGAAACTCCTGAAACAGGAACTGCCGATTGTGAATTATAAATCTGATAGAATATTGGCATTGCTACAGTATAGTTGTTTGTTACCTTAAACGATACTTTACCATTTGCTTCGCCTTTACAAGTTATATTTTTTACTTGAAGATTGCTCAATACCAAAGTAGAGTTAGTTTTTATTGCAGTTTCAGCTGTTTTATAATGATAACATTTGGTGGTTTCGTCGTAAACAATAAAAGTATATTTTACTCCAGAAATTAATCCAGTGAACGTAGCTGATTTAGCAGTGTCTCCTTTTATCCAAGCGGGATTTAATAAATTAAATACTAAGCCAGGTGTGTAAATTGCAAAATAAAAAGGACCTGCTGAGCTAAATGCAGTATTGTCAGCAATTCCTACTATAGCCCTCCCTCCTAAACTACAATTTATTGTTGAAGTTGAAACATTTATATCTAAATCAGTTGGTGGAGAAGCTACTTTTACATCTTGAATCAAAACAGAACAGCCATTGGAATCGACTACATTAATTTGGTACAAACCAAAATCCACTACGTCAAATGTATGGGAAGTGGATCCTGAATTATTTATCTCAAAATTATTGTATCCATTAACTCCTGTTACAAAGTAATTGTACGAAGGGATTCCACCAACAACACCATCTACTATTACCGACCCTTTGGAAATCCCTAAACTAGTACACGTAATATCAACCGTATGAGATGTTACAATTATTTTAGCTGGTTCAGAAATAATTGTATTCAATTTAGCAGTACACAAATTACTATCCGTAACTGTGACTTCATAATTACCAGCGGGTAAGCTAAAAAGTTGACTGCCATAATTCGTATTCGTTGTTGTATTTTTTACTGAATACGTAAACGGAGCTAATCCCTTAGCTTTATTCAAATTAACCTGAATAGCAGCCGTGTTCTCAGCATGACACAAAATGGATTGAATTTCGGTAAAAGATAAAATTTCAGGATTTACTTTAGAATTTACTATAACTGCATTGGTAGTTTTTGAGCATCCATTAGCATCAATTATAGAAAAACTATAGGTTCCTGGATCGGTTTCTGAAATGGAATATACAAAGGAAGAATCACCAACTGGTATCGTTATGTCGGAGGAAATTGTAGCAGTACCTTTTTTTACTTGATAGCGCAAAGGCCTCACACCTCCTTCAAAAGTTACTTTAATTTTGGCATCTGGACTTGCGGTGCAATCCAAGGCTTTGGTTAAAACAGCCGCTACTTTTAATTCATTGCCAATTGTAATATCCTGAGTAGTCGCTTTACAATTATTGGCATCTGTAACTTCTACTTTGTGTGTACCTGGCGCTACATTTGTAAATGTATTTGAATTTTGTAAAGCGCCACCATTTAAACTAAACGAAAAAGGCGCTGTTCCAGAAGCGACATTTATTTTTATAGTCGCTTGATTCACAGAATCATAACATAAATCAGAACTAAAATCTACAGTTGGAACAGGTATTGGAGGTGGTACAACTATAACAGGAACCAGACTCGTATTACCACAACCATTAGCGTCGAGTCCGCGAACTGTGTAAGTTCCAACTGGCACATTCTCAAAAACACCAGATTGAGCAGGGCGTATTTTGTTTATGTTGAGTTCATCCCACAATTCATATTGATAAAAAGGAGTTCCTCCAGTAGAAGTAGCAGTAATCGTTGCGCCACGACTACAACTGGCTTGAATTGTCACACTAGCCGAAGTCACTATTGGAGATGGAGCTGTAATAGTAATTGAAGGGAAGGATTTAACACAAATTCCGGTTGCGGTAGGATTATAACGGACTTTTACATCATAAGTTGCTCCTCCTAAACCCGAAATGATAAAAGGTGATGTTGTAGCTGTTTGCCAAGTAACGCCTCCATCTTTTGAAACTTGATAGCCAGAAGTGGTGTTGAAATTTTGAGCCGCAATGGTTATTTCTCCATTACTTAATCCATGACAAGTCACATTTTTGGTATTGGTTATTGAAGCGGCAAAATCTTTTCCTGTAGGGACATTAAAAATAACTTTTCGGGAAGAAGCACATAATTTAGGAATTTGGTAGGCTGTAATATCATCAATGGCTAAGTCATTACCGCCACCATTAGGATTATTGTTTCTAACGATAAATCGTAATGAAGAATTATTACCAGGATTTAATGAAACAGGCGTTACTGGATATTTATTCCATAATTCATTTCTTGGCACATTCCCAGTATTTATTGTTGAAATTTCATTACCCAATTGATCAACCAAAGCAATGGTTATATTTGGAGGTGTTGCATTATAAGTTGTGCGTAATAAATTAGTTACATAAAATTCCACAATAATTGGCTGATTGGGAATGATATCAGCAATAGTTTTTTCGTATAAAATAGCTCTTGGATTAAGGTTGGCATCCACATTAACTGCCAAAAATCGTCCCAATGGAGTAACTGGAGAAGTAGGAGGTGTATTGTCTTTTGGGCTATACCAAGCTCCATAAGGCGAGACGATTCTTGAAGTTACAGAGTAGTCACCATCTTGAATAACTATACTCCCTTTACACCGAGTTGCTGTAACCTGTCTCTCAAAACAATAGGTTGCATTCATTCCTGGTGAAGTAGTATCAGCTCCATAGCCAAAGTCTTCCTTCAATAAATTACTATACGTTGGAACTAATAAGGGTTCGTATTTCACTTCAACCGTATGTTGTCCTGGAGGTAGATTGGAAAAATTAGGAGATGTTTGAAAAGCACCTCCATCCAAGGAATACCTATAACTGAAAACGGTATTGGTTGTGGTAGTAGCATTGATCACACTATTTGCCGTTCCATCACAATTAAATGATTGATTTGTTACTGTGACAATTGGAACACCAATATCTTCTACTGTAACTTCTGGCAAGGCCGAAACACATCCGTTCTTATCTTTGATGTAAAACACATATTTCCCCGCAGGATGTAAAGATGTAGTAGAAGTAGTCCAAGAGGCACGATTATCAAAACTGTATTCATACGGCTCAGTTCCTCCTTGCGGATTGGTGATTCGGATTCTCGCCTTATCTAAGTCGGTAGAAATACAGCCTATTAATTCTGAAACTCCTGCAACGGCTGATAGTCCAAACTGAGGTTGAGTTATAGTAACCTCTTTTGTTTCGGTGCATTTGACTCCGCCATAAGTGTACTCAATTACGGTTTTAAAAGTAGTTCCCGCAGGAGTGGCTAATAAACCTTGAAAAACGGGATTAGTTGTAAAATCTTGATCATCTCTAATGCGGTATCTCAAGCTATAGCCATTAGCATTAGTAACATTAAATTTGATTTGCCATGAATTAGGAAAATAGCAGTTTTCGTTTGTTGCTTCAATTTTATAAACTGGAGCAGGTTGTGATGGCACAGTTACACTAATTTGATTTGTTAAGCCATTAGTGTCTACAACTTTAACAATGTAAGTTCCTGCTATAGGAACAGGAATTAAATCGCTAGTTGGCGTCGTATTTCCGTTAAAAAAATACTGATAGGGCGCGGTTCCTCCGGTAACTACAACTTTAATACTTCCTGGTTGGCAAGCAACCGGTTGAACGGTTGGTGTGATTTGAAACGGAGCGGTAGAATTAATGGTAACTTCCCCCGATTTCCAATTACAATCGTCTGTTCTTACCTCCCAAGTATAGGTTCCTGCATTCAAATTGGGAAAAAGGTGTTCGTTATCAAAAGAAGCATTCTTTTCACTTATCAGTAGGCCTCCTTGTAGGATTCTGTAATAATACTGTTCTCTAACTCCCGAAACGCTTAATTTAACATCGCCTTGCTGCCCTGATGTTGCGGATGGAATTACTGATGCAGCAACCACCATATCATTATTGGTTATGGTAACTGGTATATTAAAAACACAATCTGTTGGTGTGGCACCCACTCGTCTTACCTTGACATTAAAAGTTCCCGCTGTTGAAACAGAAAATGTATTGGAAACTTGATAATTCGTTCCATCTACGCTGTATTCATAACCCGTTAATTGCGCCACCCTGATTTCTCCTGGTTGACCACAATACATATCCGTTTTTGTAACTGGAATGTCTAATCCATTTTGGTATACGTTAAAATAATACGTTGTTTGAGTGGTATCTGAATTAGTAATAACAACCTTAAAATGACCTCCTGCTGAGACAGTAAAATTTGGTGATGTTGCGACTAACGTCCAAGTACACGGAGAATTACTATTAGAGCAATCATCTGTAATAGTAGAACAAGATCCTTCGTTAAATTTATACCAACTCACAGTTAGGCCGGGAAAATCAGTTGTAATTAATCGTGTATCTAAACTACCGCATAAGAAAAATTTAGGCATGTCACTATTATCGTCAAAACATGTTGTTGTTACATCAGCTAACGAAATAATAGGATTATTCGATTGAGAAAAACCATTAGAACTATATACAAATAAGCATAACAGCAATACAAATTGCTCTTTTATAATTGTTTTAATTATGGATTTTATCCAATTCATTTTGGGATCGTATTTTTACATTATTTATTTCATTTTTCTGAAGGGCGAGAAAAAAAAACCCAATTATTCCCTCTATTTTTCCATTTTAACAATAGTCATTGCGCCATTATATGGAGCACTTCCTTTTTTATTTAACGCTTGTTTTGCAGCTTCTATAGTCTCAAATGATTCGTAGTAAATAAAATATTTACTTGAATTAGCATCGTAAAAGAAGTTCACATTAGCTTCTCCTGAAGCTACTGTTTTGGTTAAAAACTCATCTCTTTTAGCCACTTCGTTATGCACTGCAATGACTACATAATAGCCCGGCAACACATTTTTATTGCCTTTAATGATTTGTACATCAGGCTGAACTTCACCTGAATCAAAATCACTCGGTTTCAGCGGTACTGTACTCAATACTGTAGTTTCTTTAATTCGTTTCAACGTAGCGATATCTTGGGCTAAACGACCGTCAACATTCACAAAAGAAGCCCTTTTTATGCGGCGTTTTTTCTCAATTTCAGTAGCTTCTTTAATCTGCTCTAAGGAACGATTCAAATCAGCATTCGCTTGCACTGCTGCCAGATGTTCCTCTTTTAAATTTTGGATAGTCGCAGCATATTCTTTCAACAAGATTTCATCTTGCTCATTGCCTTTTTTCATTTTTTCAGAATAGGCGTTTTCTAATTCTCTAATTTTATCTTTCTGCTCTTTGGCAATAGCCGTAATTTCAGTTTGTAATAATTCTAATTCGCTATTTTCTAGAGCACTGCTTTTAAAAGGTTTGGGTTCTGTGTAAATTCCTTGTTCGCTCAAATCATTTTCTTGTTTCATTTGTGCCAAATCGTTTTCTCTTTGGGCAATAGTAACCGTTAATCGATTCAATAAATTATCCTGCTTGGTTTTGGTCACCGCCAATACCGCTGTTAAATTATCAATCGCAACAAATTCTCTGTCTTTAGGTTTTGGCATGATTGCCTTTGTTGTGTCTTTTTGAGGCTGGGCTTTCGCCAAAGCAGATGTAGTCACAATCGCATCTTTTGTAACCAACGATTCAACCACTTGTTTTGGTGGGGCGATAGTGTCGCGTGAAGGTTTCACAACCGCAATTGGCTTTTCTTGAACAGGCTCTTTTAAAACTACTGGCGCCGTCTTTTCTTTTGGTTTTTGAACTGCTTTTGGTTTTGAATAGGCAATCCCTCTCTCAGAAGCCGGAGGGATAATGGAACCCAAATCGTCTTCGTCATAATTCGAATTGCGGTTAGAGAATTTATAAGCAAAACCTATTTCATGCGAGGCTCCAAAATTGGTAAAATTGCCTAATCCTCTTTCATAATTATACTCCAAAGCAATCGATTGACTAATGTTAACCCCTAAACCACCCGAAATTCCAAAAATGGTATTGTATCCTAATTGTGTCCAAACCCCATTAGGTATCGTTAGCATTGCCAAACCAGAAATACCGATTTTATCTTTTCTAAATTCAGACCGTAGTAATCCCGAGAATTTACTTTTATCAAAAAAACCATTCCCCTCTATATAGCCTGTGTGCATCAAATGAACCGAAACACTTTTTTCAGGATCGTCAACTACAAGTTCAGACGTACTTAAATTGTAGACCAAAAAATTATTCACTGACACCCCAAAATCAAGAAAGGAAGTGCCGTAATTAATGCCTGGATTCAATACAAAATAAGAGTTAGAGGGAAAGGTTTCTATAAGAGGATCTGGAAAATTCGTAATCAC from the Flavobacterium ammonificans genome contains:
- a CDS encoding T9SS type B sorting domain-containing protein produces the protein MNWIKSIIKTIIKEQFVLLLCLFVYSSNGFSQSNNPIISLADVTTTCFDDNSDMPKFFLCGSLDTRLITTDFPGLTVSWYKFNEGSCSTITDDCSNSNSPCTWTLVATSPNFTVSAGGHFKVVITNSDTTQTTYYFNVYQNGLDIPVTKTDMYCGQPGEIRVAQLTGYEYSVDGTNYQVSNTFSVSTAGTFNVKVRRVGATPTDCVFNIPVTITNNDMVVAASVIPSATSGQQGDVKLSVSGVREQYYYRILQGGLLISEKNASFDNEHLFPNLNAGTYTWEVRTDDCNWKSGEVTINSTAPFQITPTVQPVACQPGSIKVVVTGGTAPYQYFFNGNTTPTSDLIPVPIAGTYIVKVVDTNGLTNQISVTVPSQPAPVYKIEATNENCYFPNSWQIKFNVTNANGYSLRYRIRDDQDFTTNPVFQGLLATPAGTTFKTVIEYTYGGVKCTETKEVTITQPQFGLSAVAGVSELIGCISTDLDKARIRITNPQGGTEPYEYSFDNRASWTTSTTSLHPAGKYVFYIKDKNGCVSALPEVTVEDIGVPIVTVTNQSFNCDGTANSVINATTTTNTVFSYRYSLDGGAFQTSPNFSNLPPGQHTVEVKYEPLLVPTYSNLLKEDFGYGADTTSPGMNATYCFERQVTATRCKGSIVIQDGDYSVTSRIVSPYGAWYSPKDNTPPTSPVTPLGRFLAVNVDANLNPRAILYEKTIADIIPNQPIIVEFYVTNLLRTTYNATPPNITIALVDQLGNEISTINTGNVPRNELWNKYPVTPVSLNPGNNSSLRFIVRNNNPNGGGNDLAIDDITAYQIPKLCASSRKVIFNVPTGKDFAASITNTKNVTCHGLSNGEITIAAQNFNTTSGYQVSKDGGVTWQTATTSPFIISGLGGATYDVKVRYNPTATGICVKSFPSITITAPSPIVTSASVTIQASCSRGATITATSTGGTPFYQYELWDELNINKIRPAQSGVFENVPVGTYTVRGLDANGCGNTSLVPVIVVPPPIPVPTVDFSSDLCYDSVNQATIKINVASGTAPFSFSLNGGALQNSNTFTNVAPGTHKVEVTDANNCKATTQDITIGNELKVAAVLTKALDCTASPDAKIKVTFEGGVRPLRYQVKKGTATISSDITIPVGDSSFVYSISETDPGTYSFSIIDANGCSKTTNAVIVNSKVNPEILSFTEIQSILCHAENTAAIQVNLNKAKGLAPFTYSVKNTTTNTNYGSQLFSLPAGNYEVTVTDSNLCTAKLNTIISEPAKIIVTSHTVDITCTSLGISKGSVIVDGVVGGIPSYNYFVTGVNGYNNFEINNSGSTSHTFDVVDFGLYQINVVDSNGCSVLIQDVKVASPPTDLDINVSTSTINCSLGGRAIVGIADNTAFSSAGPFYFAIYTPGLVFNLLNPAWIKGDTAKSATFTGLISGVKYTFIVYDETTKCYHYKTAETAIKTNSTLVLSNLQVKNITCKGEANGKVSFKVTNNYTVAMPIFYQIYNSQSAVPVSGVSGTISINPNNSITISDLGDLPFGNYFVLIKEDTGAPNAGCSIASDTFNITESALSLEFTASVLKKVNCNENGIISIRAKGGTAPYQYQIVTDSSSIGPGTGISLVPPPPSLIPGNWVNHNTFSVDEGNYIVSVRDAYGCVKSMTIYLPKDPKPVIDLSVTNPCEPEGTFTINLTTTTAGIAPYYLTVNGSVFAPITSAFPHTLSNQNSGDYSISVKDVNGCSDTKLLKIYSPLGLSSRVIKQPSCSLNNGEIQAIPVGGSGSFEYKIDTGSYGTSPIFSGLSSGPHTIYIKDNSTLCEKSILVNLEVPTAVTGLTLTPKSVSCHGGSDGSITVAIATPAPGINDNPVYTYSLNGGTPQTSNIFSGLAAGSYTVEVISGRGCVATDSIFVSEPIVIVVPTPTVTEFGCNSTNNLNNASITVSGVSGGSGTYTQYEFIKNGTRVQFGSSPIYIETDLNGGSYTINVYDDKGCSGTTTAIIDPLYVLDTINVFVTNEISCSLLSETIQVSVTPTTIPSSDLEYSLIPVSGSLVGTPFSSNPTGIFPGLTVGEYLITARNTVTNCTIQEVYTVNEPNTFDITIDSVVDVSCFGGANGSANITLIDRNTPSKAGAFDYTIKDSSGITIQSSTSTNASPIPISGLKADVYSITATLTNTPFCSVTKNFTISQPTAALDLNTTLSAITCAIGNNDGKITALPMGGWSDFYEFKWEKAGTVIEDWGDVSELSNLTQSTYKVYVRDAQGCEVEKLVMLTNPNPIALTAAADKTQLQCFGDQNASILVSTVSGGQGSNYWYTLNKTSPNPLILGPQTDTEFKNLGAGIYTVTVTDNWSCTATSAQIIINEPNNVVATLSLLTPPTCMNPAQLDLQITGGTPPFSYSSNNLDFIPTLSNPLNGNPGVNRYYIKDTNGCGSYISNDVVVATPVGLSVAVDTTFAKVNCFGESTATILASAQGGLGNYFYTLLDEGNSIIRTAQPTGIFAGLPAGKYKVKVTSADCNPVESSIITITEPAAKLNPSFSLKNALCAGSNDGSVKITSLGGTVTIKHAISPNLSQFTESDLFQNLAPGDYDLLVQDALGCYEKTTLRITEPPVLSAVTIPSSIVQEICFDDKNAQFSIVASGGTLPYSVSVDNPSGPFTTGTAIQTQFNFTNLTGGNHTVYIKDANNCILNWTVALDNAVKLNPTISVNYDCVSNAQNNLVTVQLDSSIANTALVQFALDGGVYQASNTFSNLSPGDHFIRVKHINGCVKDTPVLTILKMDPLVLSLKSGGLNEIIAVPSGGGGNYTFTFEGENYGSTPNYIYYTTQDYLVTVKDANGCISSATQKFNYIDICTPNYFTPNGDGINDTWAPGCTINYKNLTYTILDRYGRELGSYRLGQTWDGKYQGAELPSGDYWYVLKLNDPKDDREFVGHFTLYR
- a CDS encoding PorP/SprF family type IX secretion system membrane protein is translated as MKNYLAIVLFCCFQPLFAQSEVVTSFAIHIRNSLKFNRFLLHPAFSFVREQAPVVTFYNKRQWVTFENAPQTYLVSYSGRFLQNEGIAVGLFQQNEGVLTTFGAVANFAHNIELQWDSNLTFGLNLGFYKSGLNASKVITNFPDPLIETFPSNSYFVLNPGINYGTSFLDFGVSVNNFLVYNLSTSELVVDDPEKSVSVHLMHTGYIEGNGFFDKSKFSGLLRSEFRKDKIGISGLAMLTIPNGVWTQLGYNTIFGISGGLGVNISQSIALEYNYERGLGNFTNFGASHEIGFAYKFSNRNSNYDEDDLGSIIPPASERGIAYSKPKAVQKPKEKTAPVVLKEPVQEKPIAVVKPSRDTIAPPKQVVESLVTKDAIVTTSALAKAQPQKDTTKAIMPKPKDREFVAIDNLTAVLAVTKTKQDNLLNRLTVTIAQRENDLAQMKQENDLSEQGIYTEPKPFKSSALENSELELLQTEITAIAKEQKDKIRELENAYSEKMKKGNEQDEILLKEYAATIQNLKEEHLAAVQANADLNRSLEQIKEATEIEKKRRIKRASFVNVDGRLAQDIATLKRIKETTVLSTVPLKPSDFDSGEVQPDVQIIKGNKNVLPGYYVVIAVHNEVAKRDEFLTKTVASGEANVNFFYDANSSKYFIYYESFETIEAAKQALNKKGSAPYNGAMTIVKMEK